CAGCGAGCGCTACAAACTGCAGCGATTCGGCCGTGGCGGGTTCGTCTCGGCGGCTCTGCGAACGGGTGCACCGATCATTCCGTGCTCCATCGTCGGCTCGGAGGAGATCTACCCGAAGATCGGCGACATCGCGCCACTGGCTCGACTGATGGGCATGCCGTACTTTCCGGTCACGCCGTTCTTCCCGCACTTCGGTCCGCTCGGACTGATCCCGTTGCCGTCCAAGTGGTACATCGAGTTCGGTAAGCCGATTCCTACCGACTCGTACGACGCCGCCGCGTTCGAGGATCCGATGGTGCTCTTCGAGCTGACCGACCACGTCCGCGAAACCATTCAGCACACGCTGTACCGACTGCTGGCCAAGAGACGCAACGTCTTCCTGGGGTGAACGCACGGGTTATCCTGTGCCAGTGCACATTCGCAACACCACCACCGAAGATCTGCCCGAGATTCTCGACATCCACAACGATGCCGTCGCCAACACGACTGCCATCTGGGACGAGGAACAGGTCGACCTCGCCGATCGCACGGCCTGGTTCGACGGCCGCCTCGCCGCGGGATACCCCGTCCTCACCGCCGAGGTCGACGGCCGGGTGGCCGGATACGCGTCGTACGGGCAGTGGCGGGTCAAGAGCGGTTACCGGCACTCGGTGGAGCACTCGGTGTACATCCACCGGGATTTCTATCGGCGTGGCCTTGCCAGCGCGCTGCTGAGCGAATTGATCGAGCGGGCCAGGGCAGGCGACGTGCACGTGCTGGTGGCGTTCATCGAGTCCGAGAACACCACCTCGATCGCGCTGCACCGGAAACTCGGCTTCGCGACCGTCGGGCAGATGCCGGAGGTGGGCGTCAAGTTCGGCCGATGGCTCGACCTGACCCTGATGCAGCTGACGCTCTGAGCGGCCTGCCCGGATGGGTCAGCTCTTGCGGCGGCCGACCACGGCAGCGAGTCCGCCGCCCACTGCGCCCAAAGCCAACGCCGTCGGCACGCCGATCTTGGCGGCCTTGCGTCCGGTGCGATAGTCGCGAATTTCCCAGCCCCGGTTCTTGGCCAGCTCACGCAGGTCAGTATCGGGATTGATCGCCACGGCGGTCCCGACGAGCGAGAGCATCGGAACATCGTTGTGGCTGTCCGAGTACGCGGTGCACCGCTTGAGGTTGAGGCCTTCACGCACAGCCAGTGAGCGCACTGCGTGCGCCTTGCCGATGCCGTGCAGGATGTCTCCGACGAGGCGGCCGGTGAACACCCCGTCCTTGCTCTCGGCGACGGTTCCCAGTGCCCCGGTGAGCCCGAGCCGCTTGGCGATGATCTGAGCCAGTTCCAGGGGAGTGGCGGTGACCAGCCACACTTGCTGGCCGGCGTCGAGGTGCATCTGCGCGAGAGCGCGAGTACCGGCCCAGATCTTGTCGGCAATGACCTCGTCGTAGATCTCTTCGCCGAGCGTGGTCAGTTCGGAGGTGGGGCGGCCCTTGATGAACGAGAGCGCCTTTTCTCGGCCGCTGGCCACATCCTCGCTGTTCTCCTTGCCGCTGACCCTGAATTTCACTTGCTGCCAAGCGAATTGAGCCAAGTCGCCACTGGTGAAGTATTTGCGAGCAGCCAGCCCGCGAGCGAAATGGATGATCGATGCGCCCTGGACCATGGTGTTGTCCACGTCGAAGAAGGCCGCGGCGGTGAGATCGCGCGGAATCGCGCCCTCGGACTCGATCTGCAACGCGAGAGCGGCGTCGGCACTCGCCTGGCCGGCCACGTTGGCGCGGACTTCTGCATCGGACGGACCGAAGGGGTTGCGAATCCTGCGAATACGCCGCTTGAACTGCTTGTCCCCGCGCGGATCCTCGGTGTCGACCATGTCGATATCGGGCGTGGCCTCGATCGGCAGGTCGGTTCCCCCGTCACTCACTTCGGTCCTCCTCCCACTCGAGTACTCGATGCGCCCAGTCGGTCTACCCGCGCAGCCCAGTCGGTCACGCAAGCAGCCCACTCGGCTACCCACGCAGCCTAGTCGTGGGTCCGACCGGACCGACGGGGGATAAGCGAAGCCGGCCGTGAGGGCGGGCCGGCAGGGCGGCCGTCTGTGACGTTCGTCTCCATTGCGGACGTGTCACAGTGGACGGATGCAGACGACTCCCCCCGGCGTGGCTCTTCTCACCCGTGCAGGCTGCCATTCGTGCACCCACGCGCTCGAGGTGTTGAACGAGGTGTGCCGCGAGTTCGACGTGGCCGTCACGGTCGTCGACGTCGACGAGGCGGCGACGGAATCGCCTGACCTGCGTGCGGAGTACGGGGACCGAGTGCCGGTGGTGCTGCTCGACGGCATCGAGCACAGCTACTGGGAGGTGGACGTGCCCCGATTGCGGGCCGATCTGGCTCGGGCAGGGCACCCTAAGAACGTGTGATTCGTCTCCGTGTGCAGGTGAAGGCCGGTATGCGCAACTTTGTTCATTCGTTCACAAGCAGTTACCGTGGTGTGAACAGCATTCGTGAAATAGACACGAACGCAGGATCAGCGTGAAGACCGGCATCGACGCCGTTCGGACGAGGAGCCCCAGACGTGACCGAAGAGCGCCCGTCGCCCAGCGGCGTAGAGCGGGTCATCCCTCAGGCTACGGTCACCCGTCTGGCGACCTACCTGCGGGTCCTCTCCATCCTCGCAGACGAGGGCGTTCTCATCGTCTCCAGTGAAGAACTGGCCACCGCAGCAGGTGTCGGATCGGCCAAACTGCGCAAGGATCTCTCCTTTCTCGGCCCCAACGGCGTTCGCGGTGTCGGCTACGACGTCGCACGTCTGCGCGCCAAGATCGAGAGCGCACTCGGACTCGATCGCGGCCACCGCGTCGTACTGGCGGGAGTCGGCAATCTGGGACAGGCGCTGGCCGGGTACGGCGGATTCGCGCGTCGCGGCTTCACGATGGTCGGCCTCTTCGACCGCGACCCGGCGCGCGTGGGCACCGACGTCGACGGACTGACCGTCCGGCACGTCGACGAGCTCGACAAGGCCTGCCGTGAACTCGAGGCGACCATCGGCGTCATCGCCACCCCCGACGACGCCGTGCACGTCGTCGCCGAAAAGCTCGTAGCCGGCGGCGTCGAGTGCATTCTGAGCTTCTCGCCGATGGTGCTCGATGTTCCCGAACACGTCGAGGTGCGGCGCGTGGACCTGGCGGTGGAGATGCAGGTGCTCTCCTTCAACAGCTCTCGCAACGTGTCCGAACCGACCGGCGTGACCGCGCCGACCGTCGTCACTGCGCCTCGGCCACAGCCGGTCTCACCGCCTCCACTCACGTCCACGGCACGTCTCGGCCGCAGTCACGGCCCGCGCATCGCCGGAAATCCAAGCCCAGTCAACAGTTCGACAAGAAACGGATCGGTGATTGCACCGTGAGTGTCCTTCTCGTCGGGATATCGCACCGTAGCGCTCCCGTCGCAGTCCTCGAGCGTGTCGCCATCACGGACACCGATCGCCCGAAACTGACCGACAAACTGATGGCCAGCGGAAGCATCTCCGAGGTCATGGTGGTGTCCACGTGCAATCGTGTCGAGATCTACGCCGTCGTCGACGCCTTCCACGGCGCGTTGACCGCCGTCGGCGAGGTACTCGGTGAACACTCCGGACTCGAGATCGCGGACCTGACCAAGCACGCCTACGTGCGCTACAGCGAGGCCGCCGTCGAGCATCTGTTCGCAGTGGCCAGCGGCCTGGACTCGATGGTCATCGGTGAGCAGCAGATCCTCGGCCAGATCCGGTCGGCATACGCCGCCTCGGACGGCCAGCAGGCTTCCGGACGGGTGATGCACGAACTGGCTCAGCAGGCGCTGCGAGTCGGTAAGCGGGTACACAGCGAAACCGGAATCGACGCCGCTGGAGCCTCGGTGGTCTCGGTTGCCCTCGATCGCGCCGCCGAGACGTTCGGCGGTTCCCTCGCCGGTCGCAAGGCCGTCGTCCTCGGAGCCGGAGCCATGGGCGGCCTCGCCGTCGCGCACCTCGGCCGCGCCGGAATCGGCGGCCTCACCGTCGTCAACCGCACTCGCGAGCGGGCCGACCACTTGGCCGAGAACGCCGTCTCGAACGGAATCCCGGCCACGT
The nucleotide sequence above comes from Rhodococcoides fascians A25f. Encoded proteins:
- a CDS encoding redox-sensing transcriptional repressor Rex, which encodes MTEERPSPSGVERVIPQATVTRLATYLRVLSILADEGVLIVSSEELATAAGVGSAKLRKDLSFLGPNGVRGVGYDVARLRAKIESALGLDRGHRVVLAGVGNLGQALAGYGGFARRGFTMVGLFDRDPARVGTDVDGLTVRHVDELDKACRELEATIGVIATPDDAVHVVAEKLVAGGVECILSFSPMVLDVPEHVEVRRVDLAVEMQVLSFNSSRNVSEPTGVTAPTVVTAPRPQPVSPPPLTSTARLGRSHGPRIAGNPSPVNSSTRNGSVIAP
- a CDS encoding HAD family hydrolase, which encodes MVDTEDPRGDKQFKRRIRRIRNPFGPSDAEVRANVAGQASADAALALQIESEGAIPRDLTAAAFFDVDNTMVQGASIIHFARGLAARKYFTSGDLAQFAWQQVKFRVSGKENSEDVASGREKALSFIKGRPTSELTTLGEEIYDEVIADKIWAGTRALAQMHLDAGQQVWLVTATPLELAQIIAKRLGLTGALGTVAESKDGVFTGRLVGDILHGIGKAHAVRSLAVREGLNLKRCTAYSDSHNDVPMLSLVGTAVAINPDTDLRELAKNRGWEIRDYRTGRKAAKIGVPTALALGAVGGGLAAVVGRRKS
- a CDS encoding glutamyl-tRNA reductase; protein product: MSVLLVGISHRSAPVAVLERVAITDTDRPKLTDKLMASGSISEVMVVSTCNRVEIYAVVDAFHGALTAVGEVLGEHSGLEIADLTKHAYVRYSEAAVEHLFAVASGLDSMVIGEQQILGQIRSAYAASDGQQASGRVMHELAQQALRVGKRVHSETGIDAAGASVVSVALDRAAETFGGSLAGRKAVVLGAGAMGGLAVAHLGRAGIGGLTVVNRTRERADHLAENAVSNGIPATSVALENLPAAVAEADILITCTGAVGTVVSIADAHLALVGRDSEHPLVICDLGLPRDVDAAVAQLPGITVFDMESLQRDPAAGAAANDASAAREIVSSELSGYLAGQRLAEVTPTVTALRQRAAEVVEGELLRLESRLPGLDSPQRDEVARTVRRVVDKLLHSPTVRVKQLASTPGGDSYAAALRELFELSPGSVDAVATPMEIGSLELVDDFTASRTDLRSDSHPGGTAGQERSE
- a CDS encoding GNAT family N-acetyltransferase — its product is MHIRNTTTEDLPEILDIHNDAVANTTAIWDEEQVDLADRTAWFDGRLAAGYPVLTAEVDGRVAGYASYGQWRVKSGYRHSVEHSVYIHRDFYRRGLASALLSELIERARAGDVHVLVAFIESENTTSIALHRKLGFATVGQMPEVGVKFGRWLDLTLMQLTL
- a CDS encoding glutaredoxin family protein; this encodes MQTTPPGVALLTRAGCHSCTHALEVLNEVCREFDVAVTVVDVDEAATESPDLRAEYGDRVPVVLLDGIEHSYWEVDVPRLRADLARAGHPKNV